The Etheostoma cragini isolate CJK2018 chromosome 10, CSU_Ecrag_1.0, whole genome shotgun sequence nucleotide sequence tttaaatacattcataATCTGTTTTTGGCAAATGTCTCAGTAAATCTGAACCTTCTTATAAAGCTTCTTGATTTCTCACATACCAACATTATATTAATACAACTTTAGTCTTCTCTATAGAATGTAATATATTATTTGTTTCTCTGGCAAAAACGACAATAAGTTTCCATTGTGACTACATCATCTATCGCATTGTTGTCATCTTTGCTGAACATGACATATCCCTTCAACACAGAGATTTAAAAGTTTATcatactatatgtatatatgtatatgtaaatgtaaatgtaaatgtgctgtatttatatagcgcttttccagtcttaacaactgctcaaagcgcttttacatatacagggaacattcaccattcacacacattcatacactgtggccggggctgccgtacaaggtgccacctgctcatcagataaacattcacacacattcacactccgatgcgcagcaccgggggcaactcggggttcagtgccttgcccaagggcaCTTCGACAACAACTcaaggggcggggatcgaaccaccaaccttccgattggcaggcaaccgctctaccactgagccacagccgccccctagtatatatatattacacatatttttagctataaacacacaacaaataaaggaatttaacatttctttctttatgtgcTCAGCTCACAACAAAttatgcaacaacaacacagcatgtACACCTTCAAACAGGATATCACATAGTTATTCCAACACCAAACTAAGACTTAATTCATTGGAGATACAGCAACCCTCCCCAatacttttgttcttttcagtCTTTCTGTTTGTCGTCAGTATTTCTTTTAGGACTCAGCCTGGACTAACACTTCCCCTTCTCCCTCCGTCTCACAGCTGTTTGGTGCATTTTCGTCCTCATCAGCAACCTCTGGAACATCTCCCTGTTTCTCTTCTTGGCTTTCCAATGTCCCGTTCTCAGAAGACTCTCCCCTGTCCTTCTTCGGTGATTCCTCTCCtttgtctttctcctcttcctcattagAAGCCttgtctttctcctccttttctttgtccttcctctctttctctattttgGAGAGGCTGTGGCAGAGGGACTGGacatatgtaaacacacacatggggTCCGGGTTTTTGCCCATCATGATCATGTCACCCACTTCAAGCAGAGGGCAGCAGTCGGCCAGGGACCTTCCAGGGAGTAAGGTAACAGggacagaggaaaggaaagggaaaaaaaggcgAGAGCTGAGATGAAACAACGCAGTGACATAGTAACtaaataaacagagagagagagagagagagagagagacagaaagtaaGTCCTGACCTTCTTACTGTTTGGGTATGGCAATTTGAAATGTGCAAAATAGGAATCAACAAATCAGTCAATTTAGCGGGTAAAACATTTGGTGAGCAGCAGCCTTCTTTAACAAAGACTTTTATCCAGAAAATTGCACTTAAAGAAAAATTCAACATAGCCAATTCTAACTATCCATTCTGAGAAATTTTACATCTTCCTCTCTAGTCAGATATTCCAGTTTGAGGAAATAAGGTGCATGGGGTTtcaagtttttaatttattccatGTGcaaaaaagcacttttaaacCTACAATAGCTTAATTTTGGCCGCTTGGGGGAAGTAGAAACAAGTTATGAACACAACATTGTTGTACCATCACATTGTAAGTTAAATTGGCAAACGTGTCCAACTACATCCAGCTGGTATGAGCAACATTACcgttcatttggagttgtgttttcGGCCACCCTTTtagtccaatatttactctccttttatctcagttttttttctctccaccaacccctgagggaaatatctggctctttagctgctaaatgctcaacCGTGTTTACCAGCTGCTAACTGTGGCTGTCTGGTGTTTGCTGTTAAGCAGGCAGTGTGTAGAGGGCTTTCCCTGAAGAAGACACTATGAGAACAGTGAGAGTGAACCGAAACGGTGAACTTGCAGCCCaacagctaaacaatgagctaaaactCACTGTAAAGCTCTATAAAGCCAAGAAGAGCCTTCGAttcaggtgataattctctgtatgTTTATTTCTATGAGCAACCCCTTTCCTATTGTCACATTGTTTTAACATTGCCATTTCAAATAGCTTATTGTTTCAAAATATTGATTCTAACTGCTTTAATTTGAATACACTCTAAACTGGTTAAACTGAACATGAAAAACTGAACATGAAGATGAAAATAAGGGGAGAGAATAAATACTCCATACTCTGCAGTCTGGAAGGCCAGAGTGaagtttttctccctttcctttgGATTCAGGGAGCTGTAGTCAAAAGCATCAGGAAAGAAACGATGGATCAGAGCGCAGAACGCCAGCCCATCACACCAGGATGACGAGAAGTTTTCTATGTTGACACCCTAAAAGGTCAAAGGACATGAAGATAGACACACCAAGGCTTATTTATATTGTTCTGTAAGTTCTCTGTTCCCTAATCGAGATGGAAATCTTGAAATTTTGGGGATAACGATTATGGGTCAAACTCACCTCATAGTTGCGAGTCTTGTTGCGACACCACTGAAGCATCTTCTGTTTGATTGAAGCTCCTGTAGCCGCAGCTATAGATGACCTCTGAATTTTGAAGTTGCGGGGTGTTGGTGTCCTAAAAAGATGTCACAATATTTTAGATGTCCTACTGAAACCCTGCTGTTACTTATATGAGGTACTGGGTATCGTACAATGACTTACTCTGGTGCACCTTGTTGGAACTTGGCAATGATGTCGTTTTTAGCAGCTGCTCTAATGGAGCGTGCAGAGGGTCTTGGTcgggagagagaagaagagggaggacCACTCTTTCTTTTGGGTTTCCCTTGCTTTTCTACCTGCTTAAGCTTGTCTTTTGTTTCTACAGTCACTTCCtcaacttgttttttcttcactgcCCCTTTTGCTACTTTTTCATTCACATCTTTTTCTGCTCCTTTTGCCTTTTCATCTGTTTGACTCTGTTTTactctgtcttctttctctttggtTTTATCCATCATCTCCTTGCCATCTCTCCCAGTCTCACAACTTTTTACTTCTTCCCCCTTCCCATCTTTCTTGTCTTCCTTGCTCTCCCCCTCCCCATCTTTTTCTCCACTTGTCGGTTTAGGATCTTTCACGTCGACATCAGTGCAGGCTTTGTCTTTCTCGTGTTCAGCTTCTTCAGCGTCACCGTCAAAATGTTTCAGTGGAGGAGTCTGGGGCTTGTCTGTATCTCCAGCTCTTTCCTCCCCTGCTTTGTCCTGCTCTGGTACTGAAtcctcctcccccttctcccCAACTTCCATTACCCCATGACCTTCTACTGTCTCCCTTGCTGGAAGTTCTCTCCCTGTGTCTTTACTCTCCTCGAGCTCTGGCTCATCTGTCTGCAGGACAAGCATAAAACAGAGCATCAAATTCATCTGATAAAAgttataatgtgtgtttgtgcatctgcACACATTTCTGTAGATATGTACAAATCACACTTGTACATCTACTTCTAACAAGCACATCTGTTGATCAATATGCGTTGCCCTTTTCATCTTTTAGAGtgtttaaatttgaaattgaCTTGTACATCACATTAAAATCTAATCAAATTGAGCTTGTTCCACGGGATTTAATTTGATGGTGTGTTGATGGTTGGCTTGTAATGGACAATTATTCAAATTTCCAATATAATCTTTCTCCCTTGGCCACAGCTGTTTCTGTTCAAAGTCATTGGCCAAATGACatactaaaacatatttttatttattaggaTGATGTATCTTACATCTgcttatacattttttaacatttttaaccaaGTGGAGCTGTACACCACCTTTTCACTCATCAATGTTTCATGCAAATCTTTTGAAAAATGAGTCTGACAGGGGCGGCagtggctcaggtggtagagtggttgtctatcaattggaaggttggttgTTCTATTCCTGGACCTGCAGTACCAtatcaaagtgtccttggggcAAAACCCTTAATCCTTATTGCTCCCAATGCTGCTCCAGtggtgtgtgaatatgtgtgaatgttaaTCTGATGAGCAGCCTCGGCCAACAGCGTGTGGATGTTTGTGAATGTTCACC carries:
- the smtnl1 gene encoding smoothelin-like 1, producing MDGESPSQKTSGATETTSQTDTNNNNNSNQTDEPELEESKDTGRELPARETVEGHGVMEVGEKGEEDSVPEQDKAGEERAGDTDKPQTPPLKHFDGDAEEAEHEKDKACTDVDVKDPKPTSGEKDGEGESKEDKKDGKGEEVKSCETGRDGKEMMDKTKEKEDRVKQSQTDEKAKGAEKDVNEKVAKGAVKKKQVEEVTVETKDKLKQVEKQGKPKRKSGPPSSSLSRPRPSARSIRAAAKNDIIAKFQQGAPETPTPRNFKIQRSSIAAATGASIKQKMLQWCRNKTRNYEGVNIENFSSSWCDGLAFCALIHRFFPDAFDYSSLNPKEREKNFTLAFQTAESLADCCPLLEVGDMIMMGKNPDPMCVFTYVQSLCHSLSKIEKERKDKEKEEKDKASNEEEEKDKGEESPKKDRGESSENGTLESQEEKQGDVPEVADEDENAPNSCETEGEGEVLVQAES